Sequence from the Bacteroidales bacterium genome:
AAAAGTTCAGTATTGTTGTTTTCAGTAATATTATTTTCTTTACACCAATCTTTAATGTATAAATAATCAGGAGCAATTATAGCACTTGCAAATTTCTCATGTTCACCGATTACCATCATATGTTCAATAAATAATGATTCTTTGTATTTGTTTTCAATTATTTGAGGGACAATAAATTTACCGCTTGACAGTTTAAAAATCTCTTTTTTACGGTCAGTTACTTTTAAAAATTTATTATCTTCTATTGTACCGATGTCCCCTGTACGAAACCATCCGTCTTCTGTAAATACTTGCTTTGTAAGTTCAGGGTTTTTATAATAACCCAGCATTACATTGTGGCCTTTGCACAGGATCTCTCCGTCATCAGCAATTTTCATTTCAACTCCGTCAATTAATGATCCGACAGTTCCGAGTTTTAAATCCGGCTTATGTTGTCTGTTAATTGTTATAACAGGAGAGGTTTCAGTCAGTCCGTACATATTAAGTATTTTTATGCCGGCAGCCCAAAATATTCGTTCAACTCTGGGTTGTAATGCAGCTCCTCCACAACCAACTAATTTAACATTCCCGCCTATTGCTTCTCGCCATTTTGAAAAAATGAGTTTATCAGCAATGCTTAATTTTTTTCTGTAGAACCAATTACTTTCTCCGACAGGTTTAAACTTCAATCCAACTTTTACAGCCCAAAAGAAGATTTTCTTTTTAACTCCTGTAAGCTGTTTCCCTTTTGAAATAATCGTATCAAATATTTTTTCGAGAATACGCGGAACAGCATCAAAACCATGAGGTTTAATCTCTTTCATATCTCGGGCAATGGTACCCATATTTTCCGCATAATAAATACTGCAACCGCTGTATTGTGTTTGGTAGTTTCCCATACGCCCACCAACATGACAAAGGGGTAAAATGCTTAAATATTTTTGATCCGGATTCAAATCAAAAATTTCAGCAGCAGCTAAAAAATTTTGAACCAAATTGTTGTGTGAAAGCATAACACCCTTTGATACCCCTGTTGTTCCTGAAGTATAAATTAAAGATGCAAAATCATTCGGTTTAATCTCTGATTTTATCTTTTCAACTTCATTCTTAAATTTATCGGTATCTTTTTTGCCTGCGGAAACTATTTCTGTCCAATGATTCTGACTGTCAATATCATCAAAAGTATAAGTTCCTTTAATATTATTTAATTTTTCAATTACCGGCATCAATTTTTTCAACAAAATTCTGTCGGAAACAAAAACTAATCGGGAATCAGAATGCTTTAATATATTTTCATATTCATCAGAACTAAGAGAAGTATATAAAGGAACATGAACAACACCAATCATTGCCATTCCCATATCAATACAATTCCATTCAGGTCGGTTATTTGAAATTGTAGCAATTTTATCTCCCTTTTTTAATCCCATCGCTAATAAACCACAGCTGAAATTATAAGAATAATCAATGTATTCTTGTGTGCTGTATTTTATCCATTCCCTGTTCTGTTTAACTGCCAATGCATCATCTTTCATAAAATGATTCTGATATCTTTCTAACAAATCAAAGGTTCTTGTAATTTCCATATTAATTTTTTATTTTATTACAAATGTTTCCCATCCGTCATAATCTCCACCCAATTTTTTTGCTTTTCTTCTTATATTTAATGACAACTTACTAATCGATTCCATGTCAATAAAATCTATACGAGAAATATGCAATTGATACAGCAAACCCGAATCATTAATTTTATCTTGACTTTCAATTTTAAAACCAATTTTTTTAACATCAATTATAAATAATTCCATTTTACTTTTATCAGGAAAATAAATCCAATGATCAACTTGTCTTTCCTTTGACAAATCATCACCGGCAGATTGAAGTTGCACTAATATTTTTTGATTTGACATATATTCTTGTATCTCCTCATCCGGATATAAAAAATTCAGATAGGTTTCCCATTTCCTGTCGGGCTCTATGTTAATGTAAAACTTATAATGTTTATATTTTTTATATAAATCTGTCAGTTTGGCTCGTATATTTATTGTATCACTAACATAGATATAATTCAGTCTCTCACACTGATACGTAAATGTTCCGGCAAATTCAGAATTTGTTATGTTTGAAATGACAGATTCAACTTCATCGTCAATTTTGTAAAGTTTTTTTAACTCATCTTCATTTGGGAAACCATCGTCTCTGCAATTCTTGAAAGTCACACCTGTTATTACAATAAAAGGCAAATCCTTTTTAGGTGCAGAATTAATCAAGTCCATGTTTAATAATGTAGAACCGGCACCGGCATCATACTGTACTATATAAAAATCCCGGTTCCCGTCTTGCGATTTAGAAGAATAACTAATCAATATTGTTATTAAAAGTGTAATTAGATATTTTCGCATAAAATTAATTTTTTTAATGTCGCCTAATGTGCAAACTCCATAATATATTCTCCAAATATAAATATTAAGTATGATACTTCCAAATTAGAAAAGTCAAGTTTTACAAACAATATTTCAGCAACAGCAATTAATCTAAAGAGACTTAAAATGTTATATTTTAAAAAAATATCACTTTTTTCACAACACCTCAAAATGAGATTTAGCCTTTATTTTGTTTTATGTTGGAATAATATCAAATTTAAGTTTTAATAAACCGAATATTTCTTATTTTTACAATATTAAAATTCGGTAATGAAACTTTCATGATGAAGTAAATATATTTTCACACACAAGGGGATGATTATATCATCATGTAAGTTCCGTCTGTCCTTTAAAAATAATTAAAAAATAAACAGATGAAATATGCTGTTATTTCAGATATTCATGAAGATATTATTAGTCTTAGAAAGGTAATAAACCAAATTAACAAAACCAATGCAGATAAATTGGTTTGTCTCGGTGATATTACCGGATTCAGTGATTTGCACCATTCTCATAAAAATACTAAAGATGCTGATGCCTGTATTGATCTTTTGAAAAAAAATTTTGATATAATTATTGCAGGGAATCATGATCTTAATACACTTGATAAATTACCGTTGTATTTAAAACGTCATAAGAAAGCAAACAGTTTTCTGCCAAAACAAACTTGGGCTTATGAAGGAGAGGTTCATGCGTCATTAAGCAATGAAAGTATCAAACTTTTAAATCAACTTCCGGAATATGTAATAGAAACAGTCGATAATATTAATATTTTATTCAGTCATTTTCTATTTCCTGATATAACCGGATCAACGATGATTATTCCTGAAATTAAAAAGGAACTTAAACCGCATTTCAATTTCATGGAACGTAATAATTGCTTATTGAGTATTGTCGGACATACACATATTGACGGATTTGCATTATCAAACGGAAGAAATGTTCTTTTTAAAGAATTCGGGTTTAAACAATTATCCGAAAAACAACAGATCATATTCGGGCCTGCAGTTATGAAAGATGGTGAAAAAAGCGGTTTTATGATCTTTGATACAGATACTTTTGAATTATCAACCATTAAAACTGATACTTAAAAATTCTAACTTATGAATAAGATTCGATCGAAATTTTCTTTTAATATCATTGTTCCTTCTGTTCTCAGTCTGATCCTTTTTGTTTTGCTTATCTTCTTGATCATCATACCGTATTTTGAAGAAAGTATATTTGAACGTAAAAAGGAGATGATCAAAGAATTAACAAATTCAGCATGGAGCATATTAAAGGAAATGGATCAAGAAGTTCAAGACAGTATTATGACTTTAAAAGAAGCTCAGACAGAAGCTGTGATGATTATAAAAAATTTAAAGTACGGTAAAGAACATAAAGATTATTTTTGGATTACTGATATGCAACCGAAAATGATCATTCATCCGTACAGACCTGATTTGAAAGGAAGTGATCTTAGAGAATACTCTGATCCTAAAGGTAAAAAACTTTTTGTAGAATGTATTAATACAGTAAAAGACAAAGGAGAAGGTTTTGTAGATTATATGTGGCAATATAAGGAAGATTCAACACATATAGTTCCAAAATTGTCTTATGTAAAAGGGTTTGAGAATTGGGCTTGGGTAATAGGAACAGGCATTTATATCGAAGATGTTAAAGAACAAATTAGCGAATTGACAAAAAAATTAATATATATTTCATTAATTATCTCAATATTCATAGGATTGATACTTTATTATTTGGTACATGTAAATATTATAACTGAACGCAGGCGTGTAAATATCAATAAAAAGTTAAATGAATCATACGATAAGTATAAAACTTTGGTAGAAGCATCTACCGAAGGAATTGTTATGATTTTGGGAAACGAGAAAGCATTTTATAATACATACATTGTCAGCCTATTAGGATATACAGATGAAGAATTCAAAACATTGGGCATTTACGATATATTGTATGAAAAAAAGAAATTTTCCGACATATTAAATATTAACAAAACTGAAGGCAAATTTCCTAAAAACTTTGATACAAAACTAATCAAAAAGAGCGGAGAATTACATGAAGCTTTTGTATCTTTCTCAAGGATAAACTTTCACGGAAAAGAAGGATTTATTTTAGCAGTTAAGGATATTAGTCCGAATAAAGATGTTGAAGAAGAATTGGATAAAAATATTGAAAAATTTAAAGCCATTACCAATAATATTGATATAGGTATCTTCAGAACAAGCATCGGACGCAACGGTAAATTTACAGAGATCAACAAAAGTGCTGCCGAAATTATAGGATGTACTGATCTTAACAATATCTATAATATCAATATCCTTGATCTGTTTTACAGTTCAGAAGAAAAAAAAGAAGTAATTAATTTATTAAATCTGAAAAAAAACATCAACAGACAAAGCATGAAAATTAAGCGTCTTGACGGAACTGTTATTACTGCAATGGTTTCATTGTTTTTGGTTACTGATGACAAAGGCATGGGTATTTTCTGTGACGGTATTATTCAGGACATTACAATGCAGAAAAAATTAGAGACTGAAAAAGACAGTATTATCGAAGAATTGATGACTGCAAGTTTGTTT
This genomic interval carries:
- a CDS encoding DUF695 domain-containing protein; protein product: MRKYLITLLITILISYSSKSQDGNRDFYIVQYDAGAGSTLLNMDLINSAPKKDLPFIVITGVTFKNCRDDGFPNEDELKKLYKIDDEVESVISNITNSEFAGTFTYQCERLNYIYVSDTINIRAKLTDLYKKYKHYKFYINIEPDRKWETYLNFLYPDEEIQEYMSNQKILVQLQSAGDDLSKERQVDHWIYFPDKSKMELFIIDVKKIGFKIESQDKINDSGLLYQLHISRIDFIDMESISKLSLNIRRKAKKLGGDYDGWETFVIK
- a CDS encoding metallophosphatase family protein, which produces MKYAVISDIHEDIISLRKVINQINKTNADKLVCLGDITGFSDLHHSHKNTKDADACIDLLKKNFDIIIAGNHDLNTLDKLPLYLKRHKKANSFLPKQTWAYEGEVHASLSNESIKLLNQLPEYVIETVDNINILFSHFLFPDITGSTMIIPEIKKELKPHFNFMERNNCLLSIVGHTHIDGFALSNGRNVLFKEFGFKQLSEKQQIIFGPAVMKDGEKSGFMIFDTDTFELSTIKTDT
- a CDS encoding long-chain fatty acid--CoA ligase; protein product: MEITRTFDLLERYQNHFMKDDALAVKQNREWIKYSTQEYIDYSYNFSCGLLAMGLKKGDKIATISNNRPEWNCIDMGMAMIGVVHVPLYTSLSSDEYENILKHSDSRLVFVSDRILLKKLMPVIEKLNNIKGTYTFDDIDSQNHWTEIVSAGKKDTDKFKNEVEKIKSEIKPNDFASLIYTSGTTGVSKGVMLSHNNLVQNFLAAAEIFDLNPDQKYLSILPLCHVGGRMGNYQTQYSGCSIYYAENMGTIARDMKEIKPHGFDAVPRILEKIFDTIISKGKQLTGVKKKIFFWAVKVGLKFKPVGESNWFYRKKLSIADKLIFSKWREAIGGNVKLVGCGGAALQPRVERIFWAAGIKILNMYGLTETSPVITINRQHKPDLKLGTVGSLIDGVEMKIADDGEILCKGHNVMLGYYKNPELTKQVFTEDGWFRTGDIGTIEDNKFLKVTDRKKEIFKLSSGKFIVPQIIENKYKESLFIEHMMVIGEHEKFASAIIAPDYLYIKDWCKENNITENNNTELLNNNQLIDVFNKEIQKFNKTVSEFEKIKRFKLIPDEWTPTTGELSPTLKLKRKFISEKYQDQIDQIYPKQIV
- a CDS encoding DUF294 nucleotidyltransferase-like domain-containing protein; translated protein: MNKIRSKFSFNIIVPSVLSLILFVLLIFLIIIPYFEESIFERKKEMIKELTNSAWSILKEMDQEVQDSIMTLKEAQTEAVMIIKNLKYGKEHKDYFWITDMQPKMIIHPYRPDLKGSDLREYSDPKGKKLFVECINTVKDKGEGFVDYMWQYKEDSTHIVPKLSYVKGFENWAWVIGTGIYIEDVKEQISELTKKLIYISLIISIFIGLILYYLVHVNIITERRRVNINKKLNESYDKYKTLVEASTEGIVMILGNEKAFYNTYIVSLLGYTDEEFKTLGIYDILYEKKKFSDILNINKTEGKFPKNFDTKLIKKSGELHEAFVSFSRINFHGKEGFILAVKDISPNKDVEEELDKNIEKFKAITNNIDIGIFRTSIGRNGKFTEINKSAAEIIGCTDLNNIYNINILDLFYSSEEKKEVINLLNLKKNINRQSMKIKRLDGTVITAMVSLFLVTDDKGMGIFCDGIIQDITMQKKLETEKDSIIEELMTASLFMNQSVKNIARKIPACDINTSVHSAVKLMVKKNAEALLVHIEEGTPIGIITNTDLGERIVSRNIDPELPIAKVMSSPVITLPESAMLFEALMMMREKDVNHICIENSDGSISEAVNIKEIAYAKYQTHTLLIQRIKIADSYEELTDIFNSIPVLLRMLIKSGAKTDVITRINSNFSDEIVLRIMDMVIHDMEKPPVDFAFITLGSVGRGEQTFLTDQDNAIIYDDMELEKEDEVKAYFLKLGETLNLKLHEVGYNYCKGEIMAKNPKWCMSVSDWKKQFRKWIVNSNPQDLLEVNIFFDIRDSGRNIELTKILRDYIYQLVKNEMLFFYHLAENVLSIKPPISFFGNFIVESTKENKSVFDIKKVIMLITSIARLYALKNNVKETNTLRRLKKLNTIGVLTDNQYSMLSKNLNYLMLMRINHQLEAINKHKGPNNLINPKHLTDLERTSLKKIFSQLSDFHNKISLDFKGSIK